The bacterium genomic interval GTGAAGCAGCTCTCGACCGGCTGCTCGGTCGTTGCGCGCGGCGAGCTCGTCGACTCGCCCGCCAAGGGACAGCGCTTCGAGCTGAAGGCGAGCGAGGTCGAGCTCGTGGGCGATGCCGGTGAGGACTATCCGCTCCAGAAGAAGCGGCACAGCTTCGAGTTCCTGCGCACGATCGCGCACCTCCGACCGCGGACCAATACGATCGGGGCGGTGCTCCGGGTGCGGAACGCGGCCTCGATGGCGATCCACGATTTCTTCCAGCGCGAGGAATTCTTCTATCTCCACACGCCGATCATCACCGCGAGCGATGCGGAGGGTGCGGGAGAGATGTTCCGCGTGACGACCTTGCCGGTCGGCGACCCGCCGCGGGACGAGGACGGGAAGGTCGACGATGCGCAGGATTTCTTCTCGCGCCCCGCCTACCTCACCGTCTCCGGGCAGCTAGAGGGCGAGATCGGCGCGCTGGCGCTCTCGCGGGTCTACACCTTCGGTCCGACCTTCCGGGCCGAGAACTCGAACACCGCGCGCCATCTCGCGGAGTTCTGGATGGTCGAGCCCGAAGCCGCATTCTACGACCTCGATGATCTGGCGGATCTCTCCGAGCGGTTCCTCAAGTCCGTCTTCACGGACGTGCTCGACCGCTGTGAGGACGACATGGCCTTCTTCGAGAAGCGGATCGAGAAGCAGGCGATCGAGCGCATGAAGACGGTGATCGAGCGGCCCTTCGAGCGGATCCCCTACCGGCAGGCGATCGCGATCCTCGAGAAGGCCCGGGACGGCGGCGAGAAGTTCGAGTTCCCGGTCGGCTTCGGCCTCGACCTGCAGAGCGAGCACGAGCGCTACCTGACCGAGAAGCACACGGGCTGCCCCGTCGTGGTCACGGACTGGCCGAAGGAGATCAAGGCCTTCTACATGTACCGGAACGAGGACGACGAGACCGTCGCGGCGATGGACGTGCTCGTCGGCGGCGTCGGCGAGATCATCGGCGGCTCCCAGCGGGAGCACCGCGCGGACGTGCTCGAGGCGACGATCCGGGCGCAGGGCCTCGAGCCCGACGACTACTGGTGGTACCTCGACCTTCGTCGTTTCGGCAGCGTGCCCCACGCGGGCTTCGGCCTCGGCTTCGAGCGGATCATCCAGTTCATCACGGGCATGGCGAACATCCGCGACGTGATCCCGTTCCCGCGGACGCCGGGCTCGGCGGAGTTCTAGACCCTCGGGTCGCGCCGCTCGGTCGCCTCCGTCCGCAATCGTCCCCGACCGCCCTTCTTCTCAATCGCCATAGGTCTCTCGCGCCCAGCGATCGAGCTCCTGGTTCATCCGGTCGAGGGTCGCAACGGCGAAGCGCTCCTCCGCGACGGTGTCGCGCAGGTTCGCGCCGACCTCGACGAGGCGCGCGAGGCGGCGCTTGCGACCCGCCGGCGACAGCGGCTGGCCGCGACGCGGGCCGGACTGGACGGTCGGTTGGCCTTCGAGGAACGGCGCTTCGAGGCGCTCGAGCTCCAGAGCGAGCCGCGTGCGTCGAGCGCGGACGCGATTCACCCGCCGTACGACGGCGTCGTACCGGTCCTCGGCGTCGGCGCCCAGCGGATCGAAGGGTCGAACGAACTCGATCACCCGGGACGGCTTCGCGTCGATCTCCGTGTCCGGCGCGACGGAAGGCGCGCCCTTCGGTTCCAACGTGTCGTCCATCATCGACTCCTTGCCGAGGCGCGCGCTCGCTCGACGTCCGAGCGGATCGACACGCGTGCCTCGATAGGTAGGTTCCTCGCGAGATCAATACGGGTCGCGAAGAATGGGTCACCGAGTCGAACGATCGGGAACGCGAGCTCCGCTGATGACGCATCAGGTCGCTCGTTTCGACGAGAGGAACGAAGCGGGGTGACCACGCCCGCGACACCGGGCCCAAGGAAGCGGCCGCCTAGGGGCCCGTGGCGGCGCTCAGGCCGCGCAGACGTAGTCGAAGCCTTCGCGATAGCCGTACTCGTCGAGACGTGCCCGGATCTCCCCACGCGGGGTCGATCCTGCGACGGAGACCACGAGCGGGTAGGGCGGTCGTTCTTCGAGGGCATCGACCGGGACTACGGGTGCGCCCCCGATCGCGTTACCGAGCCGGCCGGGGTGGACCTCGACGATCGCTGCGGCGCGATGGCCGAGGGGCTCCAGCGCGTGGCGAAGGGCCTTGCCCGTCGAACCGTGCCCCCAGAGCAGGTATTCCGGCGAGCCGTCGAGGAAGTCGCGCGACAGGTGCCACGCGCGACACGCCGTGAACCGGTCGAGGCGACAGCGCGGATCCGTTCGGGAGAGTCGCGTCGGGAGATCGCGCCAGCCGAGGAGCCGCTCGGGCACCGTGCCGACGACGGGGCCGTCGCGGAGTAGACGCAGCACCAGGTCGTAGTCCTCGGGCCATCCGCGATCGCGATAGCCGAGGGCGGTGAGGCGATCCCGGCGGATCATCAGGGTCGGGTGCGCGACGGGGCATTCGATGAAGCGCTCGCGCCAGATCCGCGCCGGTGTATCGAGGGCGTTCAGCCAGCGTTCGTATTCCCGGCGCCCATCGCGGAGCCCCGCGCGCGGGAAGAGCCGGACACCGCCACCGACCGCCTGGAGGGTCGGTCGGGCGTCGAGCAACGCTGCCTGCTTCTCGATCCGATCTCGCCGCATCCAGTCGTCGGCATCGAGGCGCGCGACGAGGGGCGAGCGCGCTTCGCCGAGGCCGGCCTCCAGGCTGGCCACGATCCCGGCGTGCGGCCGGCGCAGCACGCGGAAGCGGGGATCGCGACGGGCGAAGTCGTCGGCGAGCGAGGCCGAGCCGTCGGTCGAGCCGTCGTCGACGACGAGGCATTCGAGGTCGCGTTCGGTCTGCCGCGCGACGCTTCGAAGCGCGGTCGCGAGGGTGGGGCGTGCGTTCCAGACGGGCATCAACACCGTCACGCGCGGCATCGAGGGAACTCCTGAGGTGAATCGAGCCATCGAGTGGGGGTTACTGACCACGCCGAGTCGAGATTTCCACGGCGAGGGTTGGGTTTCGCGAAACGCCTGCCGATGACAAGGAGCGAGTCGGTTCCCCACTTCTCGATTGGAGTCCTGCGCGTGCTTCGAGCAACGCCTTCCATGACATCCGCGAGGGTCCACATGCGTCGAACGCTGGTCGGCCTCGTCGTCTGCGTGTTCGCCCTCGGCGGATCCGCGACGACCGCCCGTGCGCAATCCGAAGACCAGATCAAGGCGGCGTTCCTCTTCAACTTCGCCCGCTACGTGGAATGGCCCGACGAGGCGTTCGCGAACGGGAGCGCGCCGGTGCGGATCTGCATGGCCGGCGCGGGCGACTTCGCGAGCATCGTGTCGCAGGCCGTCGGTGGCAAGAGCGTCGGCGAGCGTGCCGTCGACGTCGTCTCGGACATGAGCCTCGACGCCGCGGGCGGCTGCCACATCCTCTACGTCGGCGAGGGCCTCGACGCCGGCGCCGGTGCCGTCGCCTCGAGCGTCTCCGGCGGCCACGTGTTCACCGTCGCGGACCGCGAGGGCTTCGCTGCGGCGGGCGGGATCGCCAACTTCATCCGCGCGGACAACAAGATCCGCTTCGAGATCAACCCCAGCGCCGCGAAGCAGGCAGGGCTGAAGATCAGCTCCCGTCTGCTCCGTCTGGCGACGGTCGTGAAGTAGGAGTCCGGGCATGGGCGAATGCGACACGCGGAGCGGGCGATCCTCGAGCTCGACGGAGGGCCGGGTCGATGCCGGATAGCGACGTCGGACGCGATTCGATCCAGCGGCGGATCCAGCGGGGCTTCTTCGTCACGACGGGCCTCGCGCTCGTGCTGACCGCCGGCGCGCTCTTCACGACGGCCTCCCTGCAGTTCCGCCAGGACATGGACGAGAACCTCCGGGTCCTCGCCCGCGTGACCGGCGCGAACTCGGAGGCATCGCTCCTCTTCGACGACGACCAGGCCGCGATGGAGACGCTCCGTGCGCTCAAGGCGGTGGAGTCGATCGAGGCCGCCGTCGTCTACGACGGCGACGGCCGCGTGTTCGCGAAGTACGTCCGCGCCGACATCGAGGGGTTCCGCCCGCCGCGGGATCTCTCCTACGAGCCGACCTGGACGCGGGAGCACATCGACCTCGCTGCGAAGATCCGGATGGGCGAAGAACAGATCGGCACGGTCTACCTCCGCTCGGACACCAAGCAGGTCCAGGCCTTCCTCTTCACGTCGCTCGCCATCGTGTTCGGCGTCGTCGTGATCTCCCTCGTCCTCTGCTGGTGGGGCGCGGCTCGACTCCAGCAGACGATCGCGACGCCCCTCGAACAGCTGGTGCAGGGCGCCGCCTCGATGGCGGCGGGCGATCTCTCGACGCAGGTCACCGTGAGCTCGGACGACGAGACCGGGGCTCTGGCTCGGGCATTCAACGCGATGGTCGACAGTCTGCGCGGCCTGGTCTCGCAGGTCGGTGAGAACACGCGCTACGTCGCGACGGCCATGGGCAAGCTCACCTCCGCGAGCACCACCATGCGGGAGGAGGCCCAGCGCCAGGAGGAGGCCGTCGAATCGACCGCTGAATCCATCGGATCGATCATCGCCTCGATGCACACGGTGAACGCGAACGTCGAGGCGCTCTCGGAGACGGCGATCGAGACGTCGAGCGCGGCCATCGAGATGGACTCCTCGATCGCCGAGACCGCGAACCACATCGACGAGCTGTCGGAGATCATCGAGACGACGGCTTCGAGCGTCGTCGAGATGACGAGCGGGATTCGTGAGATCGCCCGCAGCGCCGACATCCTGAACCAGTCGACGGAATCGACCGCACAGGCCCTCGAGCTTCTCTCGGGCTCGGTCCGCACCGTCGAGTCGAACGCGAACGAGAGCCATGCGCTCTCGGACCAGACCCAGTCGAAGGCGGAGCAGGGCATGTCCGCGGTCCACCAGACCGTCGAAGGCATGGTCGAGATCCAGGAGTCCTTCGAGGGCATCGAGTCGATCATCTCGAGTCTGTCCGAGAAGAGCGAGTCGATCGGTGCCGTCGTCAAGGTCATCGAGTCGGTCGTCGAGCAGACGAACCTGCTCGCCCTCAACGCCGCGATCATCTCGTCGCAGGCGGGGGAGCACGGGCGGGCCTTCTCGGTCGTCGCCGAAGAGGTGCGCAGCCTCGCCGAGCGGACCGCCTCGAGCACCCGCGAGATCGCCGACCTGATCGATTCGGTCCAGGGCGGTGTCCACAGCGCCGTGGCTGCGATGGCGCAGGGCTCCACGCGCGTCGAGCGCGGCGTCGAGCTCTCGAACACGGCCGGCCGCATCCTGCGCGAGATCGGCGAGAGCACCCAGCAGTCGAACCGCTGGGCGAAGGAGATCGTCGAGGCGACCCGGAGCCAGGCGGCGGACATCGACCAGGTCGGGGTCGCGATGACCCAGGTCAAGGAGACCGCGACGCAGCTCAATCGCGGGACCCACGAGCAGGACAGCGCCACCGCGGAGATCACCCGGGGCGTCGAGCAGATGCGTCACCTCGGTCTCGAGGTGAAGAACTCGGCGCAGGAGCAGCGCCGCGAATCGAGCCTGATCACCCAGTCCGTCGAGATCGTCGCTTCGAAGATCAAGGAGATCTCGGTCGAGACCAAGGATCAGAGCAAGCGGGCCGACCAGATCCAGGAGGCCCTCGCGGTCTTCCGGGAGGTCACGGTCCAGACGACGCGTCGGGCCGCGGAGACCGCAGAGACGGTCAAGGATCTCGCGGACCACGCGGAAGGTCTCGAGCAGGAGATCGATCGCTTCCGGCTCTAGGCCCGGACGGCGTTCCGATCAATCCGCGCCGGTCTCCGACGCGCGCGGCGCGCTTACGAAGATCGGGCTCGACCACGCGTTGCCTCCGTCGGCCTGACGGATGCGGACGTAGTGGAACTCGCCGGGCCGCAGCGCCGGGATCTTCCGTTCGAGATCCACGCTGAGGGGCGTCTCCGGCTCGAGGGCGGCGATGCGGCCGCTGCGGACGAGCTCGATCCGGTCGATCGTGTCGGTCGCCTCGTATCGGATTCGAAGCGTGTGCTCGCGGTCGGCGGTCGGGAGCGTGCCGCCCATCGGGACGTCGTCGATCGAGACCTCGAGGAAGGGCCGGATGCCGTTCGTCGCAAACGTGTGTCGCCGGAGGAGGGCGTCCTTCACGGCGCCGCGATCGAGACGTTCGACGAAGAGTCCCGCGAGACCGCCGTGACCGCCGGCGATCTGCGGCAAGCCGGGGTGGCCGTCGTGGGAGTCGCCGCTGCCGATGAAGCCGTAGCGGTAGCCTGCGCGGAGGGCGTCGAGGACGAACCAGCCGGGCATCCCGCCCCGAACCGGGACCGGCATCTCCATGGACTCGCTCTGGCCGTGGACCGAGGCGATCTCGGTGACGGGTTCGAGCGCCGGGTCCGGTCGGTAGCGCCAGTTGACCGCGACGGGGTCGCCGGCGGAGTGATGGGCGAAGGTCAGGGCGTTGCGGCCGCGGAGCGCGTTCCA includes:
- a CDS encoding glycosyltransferase; protein product: MPRVTVLMPVWNARPTLATALRSVARQTERDLECLVVDDGSTDGSASLADDFARRDPRFRVLRRPHAGIVASLEAGLGEARSPLVARLDADDWMRRDRIEKQAALLDARPTLQAVGGGVRLFPRAGLRDGRREYERWLNALDTPARIWRERFIECPVAHPTLMIRRDRLTALGYRDRGWPEDYDLVLRLLRDGPVVGTVPERLLGWRDLPTRLSRTDPRCRLDRFTACRAWHLSRDFLDGSPEYLLWGHGSTGKALRHALEPLGHRAAAIVEVHPGRLGNAIGGAPVVPVDALEERPPYPLVVSVAGSTPRGEIRARLDEYGYREGFDYVCAA
- the asnS gene encoding asparagine--tRNA ligase; this encodes MSSSESVRSLLAREAAGGDALVRGWLRTVRHGKGVSFLDVSDGSCMDGLQVVAGPETEGYEEVVKQLSTGCSVVARGELVDSPAKGQRFELKASEVELVGDAGEDYPLQKKRHSFEFLRTIAHLRPRTNTIGAVLRVRNAASMAIHDFFQREEFFYLHTPIITASDAEGAGEMFRVTTLPVGDPPRDEDGKVDDAQDFFSRPAYLTVSGQLEGEIGALALSRVYTFGPTFRAENSNTARHLAEFWMVEPEAAFYDLDDLADLSERFLKSVFTDVLDRCEDDMAFFEKRIEKQAIERMKTVIERPFERIPYRQAIAILEKARDGGEKFEFPVGFGLDLQSEHERYLTEKHTGCPVVVTDWPKEIKAFYMYRNEDDETVAAMDVLVGGVGEIIGGSQREHRADVLEATIRAQGLEPDDYWWYLDLRRFGSVPHAGFGLGFERIIQFITGMANIRDVIPFPRTPGSAEF
- a CDS encoding YfiR family protein; the encoded protein is MRRTLVGLVVCVFALGGSATTARAQSEDQIKAAFLFNFARYVEWPDEAFANGSAPVRICMAGAGDFASIVSQAVGGKSVGERAVDVVSDMSLDAAGGCHILYVGEGLDAGAGAVASSVSGGHVFTVADREGFAAAGGIANFIRADNKIRFEINPSAAKQAGLKISSRLLRLATVVK
- a CDS encoding methyl-accepting chemotaxis protein, which codes for MPDSDVGRDSIQRRIQRGFFVTTGLALVLTAGALFTTASLQFRQDMDENLRVLARVTGANSEASLLFDDDQAAMETLRALKAVESIEAAVVYDGDGRVFAKYVRADIEGFRPPRDLSYEPTWTREHIDLAAKIRMGEEQIGTVYLRSDTKQVQAFLFTSLAIVFGVVVISLVLCWWGAARLQQTIATPLEQLVQGAASMAAGDLSTQVTVSSDDETGALARAFNAMVDSLRGLVSQVGENTRYVATAMGKLTSASTTMREEAQRQEEAVESTAESIGSIIASMHTVNANVEALSETAIETSSAAIEMDSSIAETANHIDELSEIIETTASSVVEMTSGIREIARSADILNQSTESTAQALELLSGSVRTVESNANESHALSDQTQSKAEQGMSAVHQTVEGMVEIQESFEGIESIISSLSEKSESIGAVVKVIESVVEQTNLLALNAAIISSQAGEHGRAFSVVAEEVRSLAERTASSTREIADLIDSVQGGVHSAVAAMAQGSTRVERGVELSNTAGRILREIGESTQQSNRWAKEIVEATRSQAADIDQVGVAMTQVKETATQLNRGTHEQDSATAEITRGVEQMRHLGLEVKNSAQEQRRESSLITQSVEIVASKIKEISVETKDQSKRADQIQEALAVFREVTVQTTRRAAETAETVKDLADHAEGLEQEIDRFRL